The Mycolicibacterium aichiense region GCGTTCTCCCAAGAGCTCTCGTGTGTGCTAACGTTTTTTCGACACCTGTTCTGCAGGACGTACCGAGGAGACCCCAAGGGTCTGATCATTTCGATCAGAAGGGTTCTCCGTGTCTACGACTAATCTCACGTATTCCATCACCGAGGCTGCTAATCGGATGGGCGCTCCATCCGAACGGTGGCTGATCGAGAAGCTCCGAGCGGCTGTCTTTCCCGGGCGAAAAGTCGGACGACACTGGCGGATGACCGAAGAGGACATCGCTGACGCCCTCACCGCCTGCTCAAATGAAGGACACCAGGTTCGGGCAGCGGTAGTGCCTCCGCGTTCAGGTCTGACATCCACGTCACGCAAGCGGGTGATGGGCCTGTGACCACCGTCAATACGCCACGGTCGATGTCGCACTGCATGCCCTGTAGCTCGCAAGCTGATCGGGATCTGCTTGAGGACAACCTCGGCGACTCCCACTACCACTACCGCGCCGGTGGAGGGCCCCACGCCGAACATGTCGAGGAGGTCCTCGCATCGTGATCGAAAAAGAGAACCGGTCCGATGCGGGAAACATCGAACCGGCCCTAAAGACTCACGCGACCAACGGAGCTGGCAGTCAGGTTACGCCTGTGGGGTACCCGAGCGCACACCTCCTATATCGGGATGCTGGTTGGCTGGGGGTGCTGCCGCTGCCGCCTCGATCCAAAGTCGCGCCGCCGACCGGATATACGGGTCGAGAGGGCCAGTGGCCGTCGGCGGAGCAATTCGACACGTGGGCGCGGATGTTTCCCCGTGACGCCAACATCTGCCTGCGGTTGGACGACGAGACGGTTGGCATCGACGTCGATGCCTATGGCCGCAAGACTGGTGCGGAGACCCTCGACGAGGCGGAGAAGCGTTGGGGGACGTTGCCACCTACGGTGATTTCCGGTAGTCGGGATGACGGGGTGTCGGGCATCCGGCTATTCCGCGTACCCCGCGGCACCATCCTCCGCGACCGGATCGGCTTCAAGGACGTCGGCGGACCACTCGGCATCGGCGACGTCGAGATCCTGCAACAGCATCACCGTTACGTCGT contains the following coding sequences:
- a CDS encoding bifunctional DNA primase/polymerase; this encodes MIEKENRSDAGNIEPALKTHATNGAGSQVTPVGYPSAHLLYRDAGWLGVLPLPPRSKVAPPTGYTGREGQWPSAEQFDTWARMFPRDANICLRLDDETVGIDVDAYGRKTGAETLDEAEKRWGTLPPTVISGSRDDGVSGIRLFRVPRGTILRDRIGFKDVGGPLGIGDVEILQQHHRYVVCWPSVHPDTKTLYVWRDADGSVSDHVPVLADLPALPTAWLDGLRREERSPDAVKSDVPYEINDAATGGRPTSKVAERLALALYDVEKGHSRHDTTRDHVLVLLQFGSRGHEGTAYALE